Proteins encoded within one genomic window of Bacillus sp. 1NLA3E:
- a CDS encoding glycosyltransferase family 4 protein, translating into MRVLYIATSFPEPGKGATIYTDLAEALYEAGHEITVAVSEQAKDKQHTEMKKERGFDVLRIVTGNYYDVGFIEKGITTLKIPVLMKKGINKYLGKREFDFILFESPPVTNAGLVAWAKKQFNCRSYLMLKDIFPQNAVDLRIIKENGILHRYFTSKEKKLLETADYIGCMSNANKQYVLDHNSWINSAKVEVFPNTKKLTNFFNSEEFPMRERFGIPEGACVFLFGGNMGRPQYLDLLCETIKGCKNEINMYFLFIGRGTDRYKLEKTIKENDIYNALVIENLPRNEYEQITKECDVGLIVLDPRFTIPNYPSRILAYMEYAKPVIAATDKVTDLKEMIEKANCGEWVWSGDVQKFIKKAKEMAESESLSEMGAKGRKYLESKFNVKRSVEILENHFGKER; encoded by the coding sequence TTGAGAGTATTATACATTGCTACTTCGTTTCCGGAGCCAGGTAAGGGAGCTACAATATATACAGATCTAGCAGAAGCATTATATGAAGCGGGTCATGAGATTACAGTAGCTGTATCCGAACAAGCGAAAGATAAACAACATACAGAAATGAAGAAAGAGCGAGGTTTTGATGTTCTTCGAATTGTAACTGGAAATTATTATGATGTAGGTTTTATAGAAAAAGGTATAACTACTTTAAAAATACCAGTGCTAATGAAAAAAGGAATAAATAAATATTTAGGGAAAAGAGAATTTGATTTTATCTTATTTGAATCACCACCAGTCACTAACGCCGGATTGGTAGCATGGGCTAAGAAACAGTTCAATTGCCGGTCATATCTAATGCTCAAAGATATTTTTCCTCAGAACGCAGTAGATTTAAGAATTATAAAAGAAAACGGTATTTTACATCGTTATTTCACATCAAAGGAAAAGAAATTATTAGAAACTGCAGATTACATTGGTTGTATGTCTAATGCTAATAAGCAATATGTGTTAGATCATAATTCATGGATTAATTCTGCAAAAGTTGAGGTTTTCCCTAATACTAAAAAATTGACAAATTTCTTTAATTCAGAAGAATTTCCAATGAGAGAGCGATTTGGAATTCCCGAAGGAGCATGTGTTTTCCTTTTTGGTGGAAACATGGGGAGACCACAGTATTTAGATCTTTTATGTGAGACTATTAAAGGATGCAAGAATGAAATAAATATGTACTTTCTCTTTATTGGTAGAGGAACTGATAGATATAAGTTAGAGAAGACGATAAAAGAAAATGATATTTACAATGCTCTTGTGATTGAGAATCTTCCGAGAAATGAGTACGAACAAATAACAAAAGAATGTGATGTTGGACTGATTGTCCTGGACCCACGATTTACAATTCCAAACTATCCGTCTCGTATTCTAGCATATATGGAATATGCAAAGCCTGTCATTGCTGCCACAGATAAAGTTACTGATCTTAAAGAGATGATTGAGAAAGCTAATTGTGGTGAGTGGGTGTGGTCTGGTGATGTTCAAAAATTTATAAAAAAGGCAAAAGAAATGGCAGAATCAGAAAGCCTGTCTGAGATGGGAGCAAAAGGACGTAAGTATTTAGAAAGTAAATTTAATGTTAAGCGTTCTGTTGAAATTTTAGAGAATCATTTTGGAAAGGAGAGGTAG